In one Thioclava sp. ES.031 genomic region, the following are encoded:
- a CDS encoding cation-transporting P-type ATPase gives MPPSEALQAVSARAEGLSSEEAAHRRVAHGPNRLPEPPRRSPLLRFLAHFHNVLIYVLLASAAVTGALQHWLDTGVILAVVIVNTLIGYVQEGRAEQAMAAIRGMLAPRSAVLRDGRRQNLDAADLVPGDIVLIEAGDRVPADLRLIAARGLKAEEAILTGESVPVDKGTASVAEEAPLGDRNSMLFSGTLVAAGAGRGVVVATGAQTQIGRISGMLNQVDTLTTPLVAQMDRFARWLTVFILMVAVTLLTYGYFVGHLPFSDLFMAVVGLSVAAIPEGLPAVLTITLAVGVQAMARRNAIVRRLPAIETLGAVSVICSDKTGTLTRNEMTVASLAATGHIYSVMGSGYAPEGAVRWRDADIDPDDHAVLMEFARAAALCNDALLHSHAEGWRVEGDPMEGALMALAGKVTRDGPEPFREWTRADAIPFDAAHRYMATLHRDREGRAFIHVKGAPEAVLALCDDQRSADGSTEPLDVDHWHAAIEELAAEGQRVIAVATRAVSAGHTELMSADLEGQLTLVGLIGLIDPPRAEAIDAVADCHAAGIQVKMITGDHAATARAIAGRIGLKNAERVLTGADIEAMDDAELADAAVKTDIFARTSPAHKLRLVTALQSRGLTVAMTGDGVNDAPALKRADAGIAMGRKGSEAAKEAAEFVLADDNFASIAAAVREGRTVYDNIKKVISWTLPTNAGEAMTIIAALFAGMTLPISAVQILWVNLITAVTLGVALAFEPSEPGTMRRPPRPRAAPLLAGQLIWHIVLVSALFLMAVFGVYFHAIDRGYPPVLAQTMAMNTLVVLEIFHLFFIRNIHGTSLTWAAARGTPIIWVCVLTVVAAQLAITYAPPLQKVFGTQAVPFPEGVLIILIGVVFFVLIEIEKQMRLALRSLTP, from the coding sequence CTGCCCCCGAGTGAGGCCCTTCAGGCGGTCTCAGCCAGGGCGGAAGGACTTAGCAGCGAGGAAGCCGCGCATCGCCGGGTCGCGCACGGTCCCAACCGGCTTCCCGAACCGCCCCGACGAAGCCCGCTGTTGCGCTTCCTGGCGCACTTCCACAACGTGCTGATCTATGTGCTGCTCGCCTCCGCCGCGGTGACGGGGGCTCTTCAGCATTGGCTGGACACGGGCGTGATCCTCGCCGTGGTAATCGTCAACACGTTGATCGGCTATGTCCAAGAAGGCCGCGCCGAGCAAGCGATGGCCGCGATCCGGGGTATGCTGGCGCCGCGCTCGGCGGTGCTCCGCGACGGGCGCCGACAAAACCTTGACGCGGCCGATCTGGTGCCCGGCGACATCGTGCTGATCGAGGCAGGTGATCGGGTGCCAGCCGATCTGCGGCTGATCGCGGCCCGGGGGCTGAAGGCAGAGGAGGCGATCCTGACCGGCGAATCCGTGCCGGTCGACAAGGGCACGGCATCGGTCGCGGAGGAAGCGCCGCTGGGCGACCGGAATTCGATGCTCTTCTCGGGCACGCTGGTCGCCGCCGGGGCGGGCCGCGGCGTCGTCGTGGCGACAGGCGCACAGACTCAGATCGGCCGGATCAGCGGCATGCTGAACCAGGTCGATACGCTGACGACGCCGCTCGTCGCACAGATGGACCGCTTCGCCCGCTGGCTGACGGTCTTCATCCTTATGGTGGCGGTGACGCTACTGACCTACGGCTACTTCGTCGGACACCTGCCCTTTTCCGACCTGTTCATGGCCGTCGTCGGGCTCTCGGTAGCTGCGATCCCCGAGGGATTGCCAGCGGTGTTGACGATCACCCTCGCTGTCGGGGTGCAGGCGATGGCCCGACGCAACGCCATCGTCCGCCGCCTGCCGGCGATCGAGACGCTGGGCGCGGTGTCGGTGATTTGCTCGGACAAGACCGGAACACTGACGCGCAACGAAATGACGGTCGCCTCCCTGGCCGCGACCGGGCACATCTATTCCGTGATGGGCAGCGGATACGCGCCCGAAGGCGCGGTGCGCTGGCGCGATGCCGATATCGACCCGGACGACCACGCGGTGCTGATGGAATTCGCCCGCGCCGCGGCCCTTTGCAACGATGCGCTGCTGCACAGTCATGCCGAAGGCTGGCGTGTCGAGGGCGACCCGATGGAGGGCGCGCTCATGGCGCTCGCAGGCAAGGTCACTCGAGATGGGCCCGAACCCTTCCGCGAATGGACCCGTGCCGATGCAATCCCCTTCGATGCCGCGCATCGCTACATGGCCACGCTGCACCGCGACCGCGAAGGCCGCGCCTTCATCCACGTCAAGGGCGCGCCCGAGGCGGTGCTGGCGCTCTGTGACGACCAGCGCAGCGCCGACGGCAGCACGGAACCGCTGGACGTCGATCACTGGCACGCAGCGATCGAGGAGCTCGCTGCCGAGGGCCAGCGGGTAATCGCGGTCGCCACACGCGCGGTGTCTGCGGGCCACACCGAGTTGATGTCGGCTGACCTTGAGGGTCAGCTGACCCTCGTCGGATTGATCGGCCTGATCGATCCCCCGCGGGCCGAGGCCATCGACGCGGTCGCCGACTGCCATGCCGCGGGAATCCAAGTGAAGATGATCACCGGAGACCATGCCGCCACGGCGCGCGCCATCGCCGGAAGAATCGGGCTGAAGAACGCCGAGCGCGTGCTCACCGGAGCGGATATCGAGGCGATGGACGACGCCGAATTGGCCGACGCGGCCGTGAAGACAGACATCTTCGCGCGCACCTCTCCGGCCCACAAATTACGGCTCGTCACCGCCCTGCAATCGCGCGGGCTGACCGTCGCCATGACCGGAGACGGGGTCAATGACGCACCGGCGCTCAAGCGCGCCGATGCCGGGATCGCCATGGGTCGGAAGGGCAGCGAGGCGGCCAAGGAGGCCGCCGAATTCGTGCTCGCCGATGACAATTTCGCGTCTATCGCCGCCGCAGTGCGCGAGGGCCGGACGGTTTATGACAACATCAAAAAGGTCATCAGCTGGACACTACCCACCAATGCTGGCGAGGCAATGACGATCATCGCGGCGCTCTTCGCCGGCATGACATTGCCGATCTCGGCGGTGCAGATCCTCTGGGTAAACCTGATTACCGCCGTGACGCTGGGCGTCGCGCTCGCCTTCGAGCCGTCCGAGCCCGGCACCATGCGTCGCCCGCCTCGCCCGCGCGCCGCGCCTCTGCTTGCGGGTCAGCTGATCTGGCACATCGTGCTCGTCTCGGCGCTGTTTCTGATGGCGGTCTTCGGGGTTTATTTCCACGCCATCGACCGGGGTTATCCACCCGTCCTCGCGCAGACGATGGCAATGAACACGTTGGTCGTGCTCGAGATTTTTCATCTCTTCTTCATCCGTAACATCCACGGCACCTCACTCACCTGGGCGGCTGCGCGGGGAACGCCGATCATCTGGGTCTGCGTGCTGACCGTCGTAGCCGCTCAGCTCGCGATCACCTACGCCCCCCCTTTGCAGAAGGTGTTCGGAACACAAGCGGTGCCGTTCCCCGAAGGCGTATTGATCATCCTGATCGGCGTCGTTTTCTTCGTTTTGATAGAGATCGAGAAGCAGATGCGGCTCGCACTTCGAAGCCTCACGCCCTGA
- a CDS encoding universal stress protein: MYFRHVMACLDHSPQSRRVLAEAAAIAEVMGAELTVLRVMETGTQAMRRPVDPVDWNLGRREEEAELGRLVGEICTLPDIHTEVMSGATADCICRKAHETGVDLTVLGVGGRDRWTEWGLGSTVRQVAEHAAGSVLIVPETPANDVTRQKSGERVLVPLDSSTWAEAVLPIALRVAQSRSAELVLLHAVPDISLTGNSPPDAHDEALRADLRHRNERVAQAYLDRIRALLPADALRTRVRLLSGEDPRRALARAVNEEAASLVVLSARGQGAHPDLPIGSTAEYLISAATVPVLLVRRPEAGSRPSAQAAPWRSRMVRAPV, translated from the coding sequence TTGTATTTTCGTCACGTGATGGCCTGTCTCGATCATTCGCCGCAGTCGCGTCGGGTTCTGGCGGAGGCTGCGGCCATTGCCGAAGTCATGGGAGCCGAGTTGACGGTGCTTCGGGTGATGGAGACTGGCACGCAAGCTATGCGACGTCCGGTCGATCCAGTCGATTGGAACCTCGGTCGCCGAGAGGAAGAGGCCGAACTTGGTCGGCTTGTCGGCGAAATCTGCACCCTTCCCGATATCCACACGGAGGTGATGAGCGGAGCCACTGCGGACTGCATCTGCCGCAAGGCGCATGAAACCGGAGTGGATCTGACGGTGCTGGGCGTCGGTGGACGCGACCGCTGGACCGAATGGGGTCTCGGCAGCACGGTGCGTCAGGTCGCCGAGCACGCCGCAGGCTCTGTCTTGATCGTCCCCGAGACCCCCGCGAATGACGTGACGCGACAGAAGTCCGGGGAGCGTGTTCTGGTGCCGCTCGACAGCTCGACCTGGGCGGAGGCGGTGTTGCCGATTGCCCTGCGTGTCGCCCAGAGCCGGAGCGCCGAATTGGTCCTGTTGCACGCGGTGCCGGACATAAGCCTTACCGGAAACAGTCCGCCCGACGCCCATGACGAGGCCTTGCGCGCCGATCTGCGCCACCGCAACGAACGCGTGGCCCAAGCCTATCTCGACAGAATCCGGGCACTGTTGCCCGCCGACGCGTTGCGCACGCGCGTGCGCCTGCTCAGTGGTGAAGACCCGCGTCGGGCGCTCGCCCGAGCCGTGAACGAGGAAGCCGCCAGCCTGGTGGTGCTCAGTGCGCGCGGGCAGGGGGCGCATCCTGACCTGCCGATCGGCAGCACGGCGGAATACCTGATCTCGGCGGCCACTGTTCCCGTGCTTCTGGTGCGCCGCCCCGAAGCCGGATCGAGGCCTTCGGCGCAGGCCGCGCCATGGCGATCACGTATGGTTAGGGCGCCGGTGTGA